From a single Planococcus shenhongbingii genomic region:
- a CDS encoding YneB family resolvase-like protein encodes MKKTALIYCRVSTTKDTQETSLERQEEELLKFAFEQGYIVDQIFSDQHSGYEMDREGLLEMLNCIKTEKIAAVFIQDETRLGRGHARIALLHVMKKYGVEVYTLSDQGPIALNDMDDMVLEILAIVEEYQRKIHNAKIKRGMKRAVENGYKPEKNLKGKGNPEGRERLDLPIDQIVSLKENGLTFHEIAVTLQGFGYQASKATVHRRYKEFEQMKQG; translated from the coding sequence ATGAAAAAAACTGCGTTAATTTATTGCCGGGTCAGCACCACGAAAGATACACAGGAAACTTCGCTCGAAAGACAAGAAGAAGAGCTGCTGAAATTTGCATTTGAACAAGGATATATCGTCGATCAAATATTTTCCGATCAGCATAGCGGCTATGAAATGGACCGTGAAGGCTTACTGGAAATGCTGAACTGCATAAAGACCGAAAAAATAGCTGCTGTTTTTATCCAGGACGAAACCCGTCTTGGACGAGGGCATGCCCGCATCGCCCTTTTGCATGTCATGAAAAAATACGGCGTTGAAGTCTACACTTTATCTGACCAAGGACCGATTGCCTTGAATGATATGGATGATATGGTGCTGGAAATTTTAGCGATCGTCGAAGAATACCAGCGGAAAATACATAACGCCAAAATTAAACGAGGCATGAAACGTGCAGTTGAAAACGGCTATAAACCCGAAAAGAATTTGAAAGGGAAAGGCAATCCGGAAGGACGGGAGCGCCTTGATTTGCCAATCGACCAAATCGTCAGCCTGAAAGAAAACGGACTGACATTCCATGAGATTGCAGTTACATTGCAGGGATTCGGCTACCAGGCGAGCAAAGCGACTGTCCATCGCCGCTATAAAGAATTTGAACAGATGAAACAGGGCTAA
- the yneA gene encoding cell division suppressor protein YneA, which translates to MTIIQKNSYFTALFTLILVFSIFSVITHNNEKTQMSHVQIEKGDTLWTLAEAFSGDTPHQQWIDEIMKENGLTTAKIVAGQSLKIPSDQLKYTPDETIKLAGDAE; encoded by the coding sequence ATGACAATCATTCAAAAAAACTCTTATTTTACAGCATTATTTACCCTTATACTTGTATTTTCAATTTTTTCGGTAATCACCCATAACAATGAAAAAACACAAATGAGCCATGTCCAAATTGAAAAAGGCGATACTTTATGGACTTTAGCGGAAGCATTCAGTGGAGACACCCCTCATCAGCAATGGATCGATGAAATTATGAAGGAAAACGGATTAACCACTGCTAAAATCGTTGCAGGCCAATCACTTAAGATTCCCAGCGACCAACTCAAATACACCCCTGATGAAACCATCAAGCTGGCAGGTGACGCAGAATGA
- a CDS encoding YneF family protein translates to MATWIWIVIVIVALIAGVALGFFIARQYMMKYLKDNPPINEEMLRIMMMQMGQKPSQKKINQMMAQMNKASNKPAKK, encoded by the coding sequence ATGGCTACTTGGATCTGGATCGTAATCGTTATCGTGGCGTTGATCGCAGGTGTTGCGCTTGGCTTTTTCATCGCTCGTCAATATATGATGAAGTATTTGAAAGACAATCCACCGATTAATGAAGAAATGCTGCGCATTATGATGATGCAAATGGGACAAAAACCGTCTCAGAAAAAAATCAACCAAATGATGGCTCAAATGAATAAAGCTTCTAATAAACCGGCTAAAAAATAA
- a CDS encoding YolD-like family protein, with product MVLLNRELKQAGNPIGKRNIKWQGLKMSEHMKFLSEWYAEDKQEKRPELDNEAKHLIQEELTSALIRKCQVRMQLWKNHDLHYHVGRIVEMDPETRTIVFDEPFGMKRLPIDEIVKIMPVD from the coding sequence ATGGTACTACTAAATAGAGAGCTGAAGCAAGCAGGCAATCCAATAGGCAAAAGAAATATCAAATGGCAGGGATTAAAGATGTCCGAACATATGAAATTCTTAAGCGAATGGTATGCAGAAGATAAACAGGAAAAGAGACCGGAATTAGATAATGAGGCAAAACATTTAATCCAGGAGGAATTGACGAGTGCGCTAATACGCAAATGCCAAGTTCGGATGCAATTATGGAAAAACCATGACCTACATTACCATGTCGGGAGAATAGTGGAAATGGATCCCGAGACGAGAACAATCGTCTTCGACGAGCCTTTTGGAATGAAACGGTTGCCAATTGATGAAATTGTCAAGATCATGCCAGTTGACTAA
- a CDS encoding aminotransferase class I/II-fold pyridoxal phosphate-dependent enzyme: protein MQTMIRQIEDIIQNELRNADDIAFFNQQKVLNAFHSQKVSDHHFNPSTGYGYDDEGRDTLERVYAEVFKAEAALVRPQIISGTHAITISLFGVLRPGDELLYITGKPYDTLESIVSGGEKDTGSLKDFGISYQHVPLTAAHQIDWQAIEETVHAKTKVIAIQRSRGYDTRPSFTVDEIEEMVRRIRTLKPDAVIFVDNCYGEFVEEREPIEAGADLIAGSLIKNPGGGMAKIGGYIAGKKDLVEKCGYRMTSPGIGGEAGASLNALPDMYQGFFMAPHIVSQALKGAIFTSALLESAGMETTPHYADKRTDLIQSVSFKTAEQMIAFCQTIQASSPVNAQFKPEPAYMPGYEDDVIMAAGTFVQGSSIELTADGPIRPPYTAFVQGGLTYEHVKIAVLNSVEALKKMNLL, encoded by the coding sequence ATGCAAACTATGATTAGACAAATTGAAGACATTATACAAAACGAATTGCGGAATGCCGATGACATCGCATTTTTCAACCAGCAGAAAGTGCTGAACGCCTTTCATAGCCAAAAAGTCAGTGACCACCATTTCAATCCGTCGACGGGCTATGGCTATGACGATGAAGGGCGAGATACACTGGAGCGGGTTTATGCAGAAGTTTTTAAAGCGGAAGCGGCTCTTGTACGGCCGCAGATCATTTCCGGAACACATGCCATCACGATTTCCTTATTTGGTGTTTTGCGGCCGGGGGATGAATTATTATATATTACCGGAAAGCCATATGACACTTTGGAATCCATTGTATCCGGTGGAGAAAAAGATACCGGTTCACTGAAAGACTTCGGCATCAGCTACCAGCATGTGCCTTTAACAGCGGCTCATCAAATCGATTGGCAGGCTATTGAGGAAACGGTTCATGCAAAAACGAAAGTCATTGCAATCCAGCGGTCCCGCGGGTACGATACACGGCCATCATTCACCGTAGATGAAATTGAAGAAATGGTTAGACGGATTCGTACGTTAAAGCCCGATGCCGTTATTTTTGTTGATAATTGCTACGGGGAATTTGTGGAAGAACGTGAACCGATTGAAGCTGGAGCCGATTTGATTGCCGGCTCGCTGATTAAAAATCCTGGCGGCGGCATGGCGAAAATCGGCGGGTATATCGCGGGGAAAAAAGATTTAGTGGAAAAATGCGGTTACCGCATGACTTCTCCGGGTATAGGAGGTGAGGCGGGGGCATCGTTGAACGCACTGCCGGATATGTACCAAGGATTTTTTATGGCTCCCCATATTGTATCTCAAGCATTGAAAGGAGCGATTTTCACTTCGGCCTTGCTTGAATCGGCCGGAATGGAAACGACGCCTCATTATGCAGATAAGCGGACCGATTTAATCCAGTCTGTGTCCTTTAAAACCGCTGAACAAATGATTGCGTTCTGTCAGACCATTCAAGCGAGCTCTCCAGTCAATGCGCAATTCAAACCGGAACCTGCTTATATGCCAGGATATGAAGATGATGTCATTATGGCTGCTGGAACATTTGTCCAAGGATCAAGTATTGAATTGACAGCGGATGGCCCGATCCGTCCACCCTATACGGCTTTTGTCCAAGGCGGATTAACCTATGAACATGTGAAAATCGCGGTCTTGAACTCAGTTGAAGCTTTAAAAAAAATGAATTTACTTTAA
- a CDS encoding DUF896 domain-containing protein — protein sequence MLSPDKLNRINELSRKSKRAGLSIEEAKEQSLLRQEYLQTFRKTMRGTIENVKVIDPNGDDVTPEKIKNIRENKYLN from the coding sequence ATGTTATCACCCGATAAATTAAATCGAATTAATGAATTATCGCGTAAATCCAAAAGAGCAGGACTGTCGATAGAAGAAGCGAAAGAACAATCTTTATTGCGTCAAGAATACTTGCAGACATTCCGGAAAACGATGCGCGGAACCATTGAAAACGTAAAAGTGATCGATCCGAATGGCGACGATGTAACGCCAGAAAAAATTAAGAATATCCGGGAGAACAAGTATTTAAATTAA
- a CDS encoding DUF6376 family protein, whose protein sequence is MKKTYMVLLMISGMLLSGCSALEGVSNTLNYATEASEYANEASAFAKEVPDLAKQAVNDEQAAQELETRLEEMKATIEEFNKLEAPEIGADLHQQVVNQNNRAIEGIDLYLENIENGKLDSEVLKNTEAFKSLQEITSIVEQIKQLGN, encoded by the coding sequence ATGAAGAAAACATATATGGTATTACTGATGATAAGCGGTATGTTGCTTAGCGGCTGTTCTGCTCTTGAAGGCGTCAGCAATACATTGAATTACGCAACTGAAGCATCGGAATATGCCAATGAGGCGAGTGCTTTTGCGAAAGAAGTGCCTGATTTGGCAAAACAGGCAGTCAACGACGAACAGGCGGCCCAAGAACTCGAAACACGGCTGGAAGAAATGAAAGCGACAATTGAGGAGTTCAATAAACTCGAGGCTCCTGAAATTGGTGCGGATCTCCATCAGCAAGTGGTCAATCAGAACAATCGGGCGATTGAAGGGATCGATTTATACTTAGAGAATATTGAAAATGGAAAACTGGATTCAGAGGTGCTGAAGAATACGGAAGCATTTAAATCTCTTCAGGAAATCACCAGCATTGTGGAGCAAATCAAACAGCTGGGGAACTAA
- a CDS encoding MerR family transcriptional regulator, with protein sequence MTNRVRRTMPLLPISIVMQLTELTARQIRYYEEHELISPARTEGNKRMFSLNDVETLLEIKEYLDQGLNMAGIKKIFAMKVQPQTEQVKPQTISDAELRRIMREEFMSLKAYDRGGHRQADLSRFFH encoded by the coding sequence ATGACGAATCGGGTTCGCCGGACGATGCCGCTGCTTCCAATCAGCATTGTTATGCAGCTGACGGAACTAACAGCGCGCCAAATCCGTTACTATGAAGAGCATGAGTTAATCAGCCCTGCCCGTACAGAAGGCAACAAGCGGATGTTCTCATTGAATGACGTGGAGACCTTACTGGAGATCAAAGAATATTTAGACCAAGGACTCAATATGGCAGGCATCAAGAAAATCTTCGCGATGAAAGTGCAGCCTCAAACTGAGCAGGTCAAACCGCAAACCATCAGTGACGCTGAATTGCGTCGGATCATGCGGGAAGAATTCATGAGCCTAAAAGCGTATGACAGAGGCGGACATCGCCAAGCGGATTTATCCCGTTTCTTTCATTGA
- a CDS encoding rhodanese-like domain-containing protein, giving the protein MKSITTDDLLEIVETGQEIQLIDVREYEEVAYGMVPGAKHIPLGQLPERIAELESAEPVHVICKAGGRSAMACDFLEANGMATVNVEGGMMNWNGETIA; this is encoded by the coding sequence ATGAAGTCCATTACAACCGACGATTTGCTTGAAATAGTAGAAACCGGACAAGAGATTCAGTTGATCGATGTCCGTGAATATGAAGAAGTGGCATATGGCATGGTGCCAGGCGCCAAACATATTCCGCTTGGCCAATTGCCGGAGCGCATCGCGGAATTGGAAAGCGCAGAACCCGTCCATGTGATTTGCAAAGCAGGAGGGCGCAGTGCGATGGCTTGCGACTTTTTGGAAGCGAACGGCATGGCAACAGTCAATGTCGAAGGCGGAATGATGAATTGGAACGGCGAAACCATCGCCTAA
- the glnA gene encoding type I glutamate--ammonia ligase, whose translation MGKITKEDIKRLVKEEEVNFIRLQFTDILGIIKNVEIPTSQLDKALDNKMMFDGSSIDGFVRIEESDMYLFPDLDTWVVFPWITGKGKVARLICDIYRADGTPFEGDPRNNLKRVLKEMEELGFTHFNLGPEPEFFLFKLDERGEPSLELNDNGGYFDLAPMDLGENCRRDIVLELEEMGFEIEASHHEVAPGQHEIDFKYADAIKACDDIQTFKLVVKTIARKHGLHATFMPKPLFGVSGSGMHMNVSLFKGNENAFLDEDGDMKLSETAYQFMAGILEHAKGFTAVTNPTVNSYKRLVPGYEAPCYIAWSGQNRSPLVRIPASRGLSTRVEVRSVDPSANPYLAMAVLLGAGLDGIKKKMTPPKAVDRNIYAMNRKEREAVGIEDLPPTLYAALQELEKDEVMTKALGEHILNNFVEAKEIEWDMFRIAVHPWEREQYLKMY comes from the coding sequence ATGGGGAAAATTACTAAAGAAGACATTAAACGATTAGTGAAAGAAGAAGAAGTAAACTTTATCCGTCTGCAATTCACCGATATCCTGGGAATCATTAAAAACGTTGAAATTCCAACATCTCAATTGGACAAAGCACTTGACAATAAAATGATGTTTGACGGTTCTTCCATAGATGGCTTTGTGCGCATCGAAGAATCGGATATGTACTTATTCCCGGATTTGGATACTTGGGTCGTATTCCCTTGGATCACCGGGAAAGGAAAAGTCGCCCGCTTGATCTGCGACATTTACCGTGCGGATGGCACTCCGTTTGAAGGAGACCCACGCAATAACTTAAAACGTGTCCTTAAAGAAATGGAAGAGTTAGGATTCACGCATTTCAACCTTGGGCCAGAACCGGAATTCTTCTTGTTCAAATTGGATGAGCGCGGTGAACCATCGCTTGAACTAAACGACAACGGCGGATATTTTGACTTGGCTCCAATGGACCTTGGGGAAAACTGCCGCCGCGACATCGTATTGGAATTGGAAGAAATGGGCTTTGAAATCGAAGCTTCCCACCACGAAGTGGCTCCAGGGCAGCATGAAATAGACTTTAAATATGCAGATGCGATCAAAGCTTGCGATGATATCCAAACATTCAAATTGGTCGTTAAGACCATTGCACGCAAACATGGACTTCATGCGACATTCATGCCGAAACCGTTATTCGGTGTCAGTGGTTCAGGTATGCACATGAACGTGTCCCTTTTCAAAGGCAATGAAAATGCATTCCTTGATGAAGACGGCGACATGAAATTGAGCGAAACGGCTTATCAATTCATGGCTGGAATTCTTGAACATGCAAAAGGTTTCACTGCTGTCACTAATCCGACAGTAAACTCATACAAACGATTGGTGCCTGGTTACGAAGCACCTTGCTACATCGCTTGGTCAGGCCAAAACCGCAGTCCTTTAGTGCGTATTCCGGCTTCGCGTGGATTGTCTACTCGCGTTGAAGTGCGTTCAGTCGATCCTTCGGCGAACCCTTACTTGGCAATGGCAGTATTGCTTGGTGCAGGCCTTGACGGCATCAAGAAAAAAATGACGCCGCCAAAAGCGGTAGACCGCAATATTTACGCAATGAACAGAAAAGAACGCGAAGCGGTGGGCATCGAGGATCTTCCGCCAACATTATATGCTGCACTTCAAGAACTTGAAAAAGACGAAGTCATGACCAAAGCACTTGGGGAACACATCCTTAACAACTTTGTAGAAGCGAAAGAAATTGAATGGGATATGTTCCGCATTGCTGTACACCCATGGGAACGCGAACAGTATCTGAAGATGTATTAA
- a CDS encoding class I SAM-dependent DNA methyltransferase, with protein sequence MEFKGASAYDQKDFLNQYLQRRSREESPNNAIEKPVIMELLGEVEGKSILDLGCGDGSFGKELHTAGAKSYMGVEGSAQMATMAKNNLKGTNSSILQETMETYAFSPNEFDFVTSRFAIHYVADIKELFIKVHQSLKEDGKFVFSVQHPLTTSSFVSKKEGERKGNWIVDDYFNAGERKEPWIDKIVVKHHRTTEQYFSSLIEAGFNVVSLREGEPKRENFRNEEEYQRRKRIPIMLAFSCEK encoded by the coding sequence GTGGAATTCAAAGGCGCTAGTGCGTATGATCAGAAAGATTTTCTAAATCAGTATCTACAAAGGAGAAGCCGGGAAGAAAGCCCGAATAATGCGATTGAAAAACCGGTGATCATGGAACTGCTGGGAGAGGTAGAAGGGAAAAGCATACTGGATCTGGGATGCGGAGACGGCAGCTTTGGGAAAGAGCTGCATACGGCTGGAGCAAAGAGTTATATGGGTGTAGAAGGTTCTGCGCAGATGGCAACAATGGCGAAAAATAACCTGAAAGGCACCAATAGCAGCATTCTCCAGGAAACGATGGAAACGTATGCGTTTTCTCCGAATGAATTTGATTTTGTGACTTCCCGCTTTGCCATTCATTATGTTGCCGATATAAAAGAGCTGTTTATAAAAGTGCATCAATCCTTGAAAGAAGATGGCAAGTTTGTCTTTAGCGTGCAGCACCCACTGACAACTTCTTCTTTTGTCAGCAAAAAAGAAGGCGAACGAAAAGGGAATTGGATTGTGGATGATTATTTTAACGCAGGCGAACGAAAAGAGCCGTGGATTGATAAAATCGTCGTAAAGCATCACCGGACCACTGAGCAATATTTTAGCTCTCTCATCGAGGCGGGCTTTAATGTGGTATCGCTGCGTGAAGGCGAACCGAAACGGGAAAATTTCAGGAATGAGGAAGAGTATCAGAGGCGCAAAAGAATTCCTATTATGCTTGCGTTTTCCTGTGAAAAATAA
- the hfq gene encoding RNA chaperone Hfq produces the protein MKPVNIQDVYLNQLRKNNIFVTVFLLNGFQLKGTIKSYDNFTVLVETDGKQQLIYKHAISTFSPAKSVPIEHQE, from the coding sequence ATGAAGCCAGTAAATATTCAAGACGTTTATTTGAATCAGCTGCGTAAAAATAATATTTTTGTTACGGTCTTTTTACTGAATGGTTTCCAATTGAAAGGGACCATTAAATCTTATGATAACTTTACGGTGCTGGTTGAAACAGACGGCAAACAGCAATTGATCTACAAGCATGCAATCTCCACTTTCTCGCCTGCCAAGTCGGTACCAATTGAACACCAGGAATAA
- the lexA gene encoding transcriptional repressor LexA: MKKVSKRQEDILTFIKDEVRAKGYPPSVREIGEAVGLASSSTVHGHLARLESKGLIRRDPTKPRAIEIISTEDALIERNPVLHVPLIGKVTAGLPITAIENVEEYFPLPQSYGTEDDHIFMLEIMGESMIEAGILNGDYVVVRQQQTANNGDIVVAMTADDEATVKRFFKEDNYFRLQPENSSMNPIIVDQVSILGKVVGVYRQIL; the protein is encoded by the coding sequence TTGAAAAAGGTATCGAAACGCCAAGAAGATATTTTGACATTCATAAAAGATGAAGTTCGTGCTAAAGGTTATCCGCCTTCTGTTCGTGAAATCGGAGAAGCAGTTGGCCTGGCCTCCAGTTCGACTGTCCACGGCCATCTGGCCCGTTTGGAAAGCAAAGGATTGATCCGCCGTGACCCAACTAAACCAAGAGCAATTGAAATTATAAGCACCGAAGATGCGTTAATTGAAAGAAACCCGGTGTTGCATGTTCCGTTGATCGGTAAAGTTACTGCAGGGTTGCCGATTACCGCCATTGAAAATGTAGAAGAATACTTTCCGCTTCCTCAATCCTACGGTACCGAAGATGACCATATTTTCATGCTTGAAATTATGGGTGAAAGTATGATTGAAGCCGGTATTTTGAACGGGGATTACGTGGTAGTCAGACAGCAGCAGACAGCTAACAATGGAGATATTGTGGTTGCCATGACCGCTGATGACGAAGCAACAGTGAAACGTTTTTTCAAAGAAGATAATTATTTCCGCTTGCAGCCTGAGAATTCCTCGATGAATCCGATTATCGTCGATCAAGTCTCTATTTTAGGCAAAGTGGTTGGCGTTTACCGCCAAATCCTCTAA
- a CDS encoding trimeric intracellular cation channel family protein, whose product MAWEVLSSIGTIAFAVSGAIIAMEEEYDIFGVYLLGIVTAFGGGAVRNILIGVPVSALWEQELFFQLALASITLAFLFPNKLLGPWNRWGHFFDAVGLSAFAIQGALYAVDLALPVYAVVVAAVLTGSGGGIIRDLLAGRKPLVLRSEIYAIWAAIAGILISFDLVRSDLLLYILFVCITVLRILSYLYKWKLPTRHIHSAS is encoded by the coding sequence ATGGCGTGGGAGGTTTTAAGTTCTATCGGAACCATCGCTTTTGCGGTATCTGGCGCAATTATAGCAATGGAAGAAGAATATGATATTTTCGGAGTTTATTTGCTCGGAATCGTGACAGCTTTCGGGGGAGGAGCTGTCCGTAATATATTAATCGGGGTGCCCGTATCGGCTCTGTGGGAACAGGAATTGTTTTTTCAATTAGCACTTGCTTCAATCACACTAGCATTTTTATTTCCCAATAAGCTGTTAGGCCCTTGGAACCGTTGGGGCCACTTTTTCGATGCGGTCGGCTTGTCTGCCTTTGCTATTCAAGGTGCGCTTTACGCCGTGGATCTTGCCTTGCCGGTTTACGCAGTAGTTGTGGCAGCCGTATTGACCGGTTCCGGTGGCGGCATAATCCGTGACTTGCTTGCCGGCCGGAAACCGCTCGTCTTACGGTCCGAAATATATGCGATTTGGGCAGCGATTGCCGGCATTCTTATCAGTTTCGATCTGGTTCGCTCAGATCTCCTCTTGTATATACTCTTCGTTTGCATTACCGTATTGCGCATTCTCTCCTATCTATATAAATGGAAATTGCCGACACGCCATATTCATTCAGCTTCATAA
- the tkt gene encoding transketolase has translation MSNHADQLAVTTIRTLSIDAIEKANSGHPGLPMGAAPMAYTLWTKHMHHNPKNPKWFNRDRFVLSAGHGSMLLYSLLHLSGYGLTLDEIKNFRQWDSKTPGHPEYGHTEGVEATTGPLGQGIGMAVGMAMAERHLAATYNKENLNIVDHHTFALCGDGDLMEGVAGEAISLAGHLKLNKLVVLYDSNDISLDGDLHMSFSEDIKKRFESYGWNYLRVEDGNEMDDLSEKIAQAKQSSDKPTIIEVKTVIGYGAPNKSGKADAHGAPLGEAEMKLVKEYYEWTFDQDFHVPEEVYETFKQATEELGGNAEAAWNELYAEYEAQHPELAAQLQKAIKGELPENFDADFPTYEVGKKQATRASSGDMVNAIAKAVPSFFGGSADLAGSNKTNIKGGGDFDAENPTGRNIWFGVREFAMGTALNGMALHGGLHVFGGTFFVFSDYVRPAIRLAALMGLPVTFVFTHDSVAVGEDGPTHEPVEHLASLRAMPNLSVVRPADANETKAAWRLALTAKTAPTLLVLSRQDLPVLEHTNDLAASGVEKGAYVVSPAENPQALLLATGSEVSLAVAAQKQLADEGISVSVVSMPSWDRFEKQDKEYKQSVIPKTVKKRLAIEMGTSFGWERYTGDEGDILSIDRFGASAPGERIMKEFGFTPENVVAKVKNLINEQ, from the coding sequence ATGTCAAACCATGCAGATCAACTTGCAGTGACTACGATTCGCACACTTTCCATTGATGCTATCGAGAAAGCTAATTCCGGGCATCCTGGATTGCCAATGGGAGCAGCTCCTATGGCTTACACATTATGGACGAAACATATGCACCATAACCCTAAAAATCCTAAATGGTTCAACCGTGACCGTTTCGTATTATCAGCTGGACACGGTTCAATGCTTTTATACAGCTTGCTTCATTTGAGCGGATATGGACTTACATTGGATGAAATCAAAAACTTCCGCCAATGGGATTCGAAAACTCCCGGACACCCTGAATACGGCCATACAGAAGGCGTTGAAGCGACTACAGGACCACTCGGCCAAGGAATTGGGATGGCAGTAGGAATGGCTATGGCAGAACGCCATTTAGCGGCTACATACAATAAAGAAAACTTGAATATTGTTGATCATCATACATTCGCTTTATGCGGAGACGGTGACTTGATGGAAGGCGTTGCCGGCGAAGCGATTTCACTGGCTGGCCATTTGAAATTAAATAAATTGGTCGTCCTTTATGACAGCAATGACATCTCATTAGATGGCGATCTTCACATGAGCTTCTCCGAAGACATTAAGAAACGCTTTGAGTCTTATGGCTGGAACTATCTGCGTGTTGAAGACGGTAACGAAATGGACGATTTGTCTGAGAAAATCGCGCAAGCGAAACAGTCATCTGACAAACCGACAATCATCGAAGTGAAAACCGTCATCGGATACGGAGCTCCAAACAAATCCGGTAAAGCGGATGCGCACGGTGCACCACTTGGCGAAGCCGAAATGAAACTGGTAAAAGAATACTACGAGTGGACCTTCGACCAGGATTTCCACGTGCCGGAAGAAGTATACGAAACGTTCAAACAAGCAACTGAAGAACTGGGCGGCAACGCTGAAGCGGCATGGAACGAGTTGTATGCTGAGTACGAAGCGCAGCATCCTGAACTGGCTGCACAGCTTCAAAAAGCAATCAAAGGAGAACTTCCAGAGAACTTCGATGCTGATTTCCCGACTTATGAAGTTGGCAAAAAGCAAGCTACCCGCGCTTCTTCAGGCGATATGGTCAATGCTATCGCGAAAGCTGTTCCTTCATTCTTTGGAGGCAGTGCGGACCTTGCCGGATCAAACAAAACAAACATCAAAGGCGGAGGCGACTTTGACGCTGAAAATCCAACCGGGCGCAATATCTGGTTTGGGGTACGCGAATTCGCAATGGGAACTGCCTTAAACGGTATGGCGCTTCACGGCGGCCTGCATGTGTTCGGCGGCACATTCTTCGTATTCAGTGACTATGTACGCCCGGCAATCCGTTTGGCAGCATTGATGGGCCTTCCTGTAACTTTTGTATTCACTCATGACAGTGTAGCGGTAGGAGAAGATGGACCAACTCACGAACCAGTTGAGCATTTGGCTTCGCTGCGCGCTATGCCGAATTTGAGCGTTGTCCGCCCTGCGGATGCAAATGAAACAAAAGCGGCTTGGAGATTGGCTTTGACTGCGAAAACGGCTCCAACTTTATTGGTTCTTTCGCGCCAAGACCTGCCTGTACTAGAGCACACGAATGACTTGGCAGCAAGCGGAGTTGAAAAAGGTGCTTATGTGGTTTCGCCTGCCGAAAACCCGCAAGCTTTGCTATTGGCAACCGGTTCTGAAGTGAGCCTTGCAGTAGCAGCTCAAAAACAATTGGCTGACGAAGGAATTTCCGTTTCTGTTGTATCGATGCCGTCTTGGGATCGTTTCGAAAAACAAGACAAAGAATACAAACAGTCGGTTATTCCGAAAACAGTCAAAAAACGGTTGGCAATTGAAATGGGCACTTCATTTGGCTGGGAACGCTACACAGGCGATGAAGGCGATATCCTTTCTATTGACCGCTTTGGCGCCAGTGCACCAGGCGAGCGCATCATGAAAGAATTCGGCTTCACACCGGAAAATGTTGTGGCTAAAGTCAAGAATTTAATTAACGAACAATAA